In the Campylobacter sp. RM6914 genome, one interval contains:
- a CDS encoding pyridoxamine 5'-phosphate oxidase family protein: protein MDDKILNFINKMHLLSLAVIDEENLPHCASSFYAFDEQNLALLVAGDSKTKHIKALDKNNTVAGTIVLDTKIVGKIEGLQFIAKMSKATKSQREIYFKKYFYALAMDPQIWSIELRWVKFTSNTLGFGKKLIWNK from the coding sequence ATGGATGATAAGATATTAAATTTTATTAACAAAATGCACCTTTTATCGCTAGCGGTTATTGATGAAGAAAATTTACCTCACTGCGCAAGTTCGTTTTACGCCTTTGACGAGCAAAATTTAGCCCTACTTGTAGCAGGAGATAGTAAAACAAAACACATAAAAGCACTTGATAAAAATAATACGGTTGCCGGAACGATCGTGCTTGATACAAAAATAGTCGGCAAGATAGAAGGTCTTCAGTTTATAGCAAAGATGAGCAAGGCGACAAAATCCCAAAGAGAAATTTATTTCAAAAAATACTTCTACGCCTTAGCGATGGATCCTCAAATTTGGAGCATAGAGCTAAGGTGGGTGAAATTTACGAGCAATACACTCGGCTTTGGCAAAAAGCTAATTTGGAACAAATAA
- the dut gene encoding dUTPase, whose translation MKEIDIILEMLKLQQSLNDETNGIGWEDGYTNKNKLISWKRCIYMECAELIDSFAWKHWKSINAPTNEQNLRIEVVDIWHFVMSLMLQIYHTNRIGDINTLAQNICSASGFARFCKEPLKVEEENIYEIINEIERLIHESSGFKYDIHNMLEIYFSVALKCGVNLYSLYECYIAKNILNRFRQNNGYKEGTYSKIWNSKEDNVVMSEILSNGLISIDEIYAALQSEYDKVKK comes from the coding sequence ATGAAAGAGATAGATATAATTTTAGAAATGCTTAAACTCCAACAAAGCCTAAACGACGAAACAAACGGCATAGGCTGGGAAGACGGATATACCAATAAAAACAAGCTAATCAGCTGGAAACGTTGTATATACATGGAATGTGCCGAGCTTATAGATAGCTTTGCTTGGAAACATTGGAAAAGTATAAACGCCCCAACAAACGAGCAAAATTTACGTATAGAAGTCGTTGATATATGGCACTTTGTTATGAGCTTGATGTTGCAAATTTACCATACAAATCGTATCGGCGACATAAATACTCTTGCTCAAAATATCTGCAGCGCAAGCGGATTTGCACGCTTTTGCAAAGAGCCACTAAAAGTAGAAGAAGAAAATATTTACGAGATCATAAACGAGATCGAGAGGTTGATACACGAAAGTAGTGGATTTAAATATGACATCCACAATATGCTTGAAATTTACTTCTCGGTAGCCTTAAAATGCGGAGTAAATTTATACTCTCTTTATGAGTGCTATATCGCTAAAAACATTCTAAATCGCTTCCGCCAAAACAACGGCTACAAAGAGGGAACGTATAGTAAAATTTGGAATAGCAAGGAAGATAATGTCGTTATGAGCGAAATTTTATCTAACGGGCTTATAAGCATAGATGAAATTTATGCCGCTTTACAGAGCGAATACGACAAAGTTAAAAAATAA
- a CDS encoding L-arabinose ABC transporter — MCCFGVRVFLLIFITVLSFVFHRLYPQIPVVAYYLLLANFLAFMIFSLFFRGALPNFVKPGAVHYFSLIGGSIGSFVSMAVFSKIRKDSFTLIELVIFVFWLILVTVVALNFIKISEFFYEFLI; from the coding sequence ATGTGCTGCTTTGGCGTTAGGGTTTTTTTACTTATATTTATAACCGTTTTAAGCTTTGTTTTTCATAGACTTTATCCTCAAATTCCAGTTGTTGCATACTATCTTTTGCTGGCAAATTTCTTAGCATTTATGATATTTTCTCTATTTTTTAGAGGAGCTTTGCCAAATTTCGTAAAACCTGGTGCAGTTCATTACTTTTCGCTTATCGGCGGAAGCATCGGATCATTTGTGTCAATGGCAGTTTTTAGCAAAATTCGTAAAGATAGCTTTACTCTCATTGAGCTTGTTATTTTTGTATTTTGGCTCATTTTAGTAACGGTTGTGGCTTTAAATTTTATAAAAATTAGTGAATTTTTCTACGAGTTTTTAATCTAA
- a CDS encoding cytochrome b has protein sequence MAQIHKSTGVLEWFEQRLAVTKLMKVLVSEYWIPKNINFLWAMGVILTTLFALLLITGFLLLMYYKPDVNLAFDSVNYTIMQEVEYGWLWRHIHAVSASVIFLIMYIHLLTGLYYGSYKKGRELIWISGMILFICFSAEAFSGYMLPWGQMSYWAATVITQLFGAVPVIGDALVEWIRGDYAVGDATLTRFFMLHVCLLPLVTILVLVIHFYSLRIPHVNNETSEEIDFDIEAEVYLKGDKAKSKVIPFWPGFLAKDFMYVAFFMIFFIYLVCFHYGFAMDPINFEPANPLKTPPHIYPEWYFLWQYEILRGFFFDMFGITASNIGLISFAFAGVAFMLIPLLDRSDVVAPAHKRPLFFVWFWVLVIDLIALSILGKVPTGGIMDWLGFGSSALFLFLFIVALPAITILERKRG, from the coding sequence ATGGCACAAATTCATAAATCAACAGGTGTTTTAGAGTGGTTTGAACAACGTCTGGCTGTTACCAAACTCATGAAGGTATTAGTTAGCGAGTATTGGATACCAAAAAACATCAACTTTCTTTGGGCGATGGGTGTTATCCTAACAACGCTTTTTGCACTTTTACTTATAACCGGCTTTTTACTATTAATGTATTACAAGCCTGATGTAAATTTAGCATTTGACAGTGTTAACTACACTATCATGCAAGAGGTTGAATACGGCTGGTTGTGGCGTCATATACACGCTGTTTCGGCTTCAGTTATCTTTCTTATCATGTATATCCACCTACTTACCGGACTTTACTACGGCTCATATAAAAAGGGCAGAGAGTTAATTTGGATAAGTGGCATGATACTATTTATCTGCTTTTCGGCAGAAGCCTTTAGCGGATACATGCTACCTTGGGGACAAATGAGCTACTGGGCAGCAACAGTTATCACACAGCTTTTCGGCGCCGTTCCTGTTATCGGAGATGCTTTAGTTGAGTGGATACGTGGTGACTATGCGGTAGGCGATGCGACACTTACTAGATTTTTCATGCTACACGTTTGTTTGTTGCCTTTGGTTACGATTTTAGTATTAGTAATCCACTTTTACTCATTAAGAATTCCTCACGTAAATAACGAAACTAGCGAAGAAATTGACTTTGACATAGAAGCAGAAGTTTACCTAAAAGGCGATAAAGCTAAGTCAAAAGTTATACCTTTTTGGCCGGGATTTTTAGCTAAGGACTTTATGTATGTGGCATTTTTCATGATATTTTTTATATATCTTGTTTGTTTCCATTACGGTTTTGCTATGGATCCGATCAACTTTGAGCCCGCAAACCCGCTAAAAACTCCTCCGCACATCTATCCTGAGTGGTATTTCTTGTGGCAATACGAAATTTTACGCGGTTTCTTCTTTGATATGTTTGGCATAACAGCTTCAAACATCGGACTTATATCATTTGCATTTGCAGGTGTTGCATTTATGCTTATACCTCTACTTGATAGAAGCGATGTTGTGGCTCCTGCTCATAAAAGACCGCTTTTTTTTGTATGGTTTTGGGTGCTTGTTATAGACCTTATAGCACTTTCTATCTTAGGTAAAGTCCCAACAGGTGGAATTATGGATTGGTTAGGATTTGGCTCATCCGCACTTTTCTTATTTTTATTTATCGTTGCGCTTCCTGCGATTACGATACTTGAAAGAAAAAGGGGGTAA
- a CDS encoding ATP/GTP-binding protein: MQTNFYSQGSYNNFDFSFKTSSGDQINFSMYDNKSLEYSSQSSHNQSSRSLTLTHEYGYNFSYVGDGLDEQDLAELNEALKQIAPQVDEFMKNVKDADKIAGTNQSITELANSIKSKLPQAKNDNHQNMINDNVLKLFDKLLETNKANNDLLDASKRLFDRLIDQTNKLYFYA, from the coding sequence ATGCAAACAAATTTTTATTCACAAGGAAGTTATAATAATTTTGATTTTTCGTTTAAAACAAGCTCGGGAGATCAGATAAATTTCTCGATGTATGACAACAAAAGCCTAGAATACTCAAGTCAAAGCTCGCATAATCAAAGCTCAAGAAGCTTAACTTTAACGCATGAATACGGATATAATTTCTCTTATGTTGGCGATGGGCTTGACGAGCAAGACTTGGCAGAGCTTAATGAGGCTTTAAAACAGATCGCTCCGCAAGTTGATGAATTTATGAAAAATGTCAAAGATGCAGATAAGATCGCAGGCACAAACCAAAGTATAACTGAACTTGCAAATAGTATAAAATCAAAACTTCCACAAGCCAAAAATGATAATCACCAAAATATGATAAATGATAACGTTCTTAAATTATTTGACAAACTTTTAGAAACCAACAAAGCAAACAACGATCTTTTAGATGCGTCAAAAAGGCTATTTGATAGGTTAATAGACCAGACAAATAAGCTGTATTTTTACGCTTAA
- the petA gene encoding ubiquinol-cytochrome c reductase iron-sulfur subunit: protein MSVKQERRDFIGLAFGAVAAVGGAFSLVAVKKTWDPLPSVKAAGFTTVDLSPMKDGEMRQVEWRKKPIFILKKDASMSANDARDVVVGDSRYTVVIGLCTHLGCIPEYKMSKQTFVCACHSGEFNVDGINTFGPPPRPLDIPPFKIDGTKLVLGETSPEYEKLVGKA, encoded by the coding sequence ATGTCTGTAAAACAAGAAAGACGTGATTTTATCGGTCTTGCGTTTGGTGCGGTAGCCGCTGTTGGCGGTGCATTTTCGCTTGTTGCCGTTAAGAAAACGTGGGATCCGCTCCCAAGCGTTAAAGCGGCCGGTTTTACGACTGTCGATCTTAGCCCAATGAAAGACGGTGAGATGAGGCAGGTTGAGTGGCGTAAAAAGCCTATTTTCATACTTAAAAAAGATGCGAGTATGAGCGCAAACGATGCTCGTGATGTCGTTGTGGGAGATAGCAGATATACCGTTGTTATAGGACTTTGCACACATCTTGGATGTATCCCTGAGTATAAAATGAGCAAACAAACATTTGTTTGTGCCTGTCATAGCGGTGAATTTAATGTTGACGGCATAAACACTTTTGGACCTCCTCCGCGCCCACTTGATATACCTCCATTTAAGATAGACGGCACCAAGCTAGTTCTTGGAGAAACAAGCCCTGAGTATGAAAAACTCGTAGGCAAAGCGTAA
- a CDS encoding EI24 domain-containing protein: MLENFRLSYKDFLTKKFITLSILPLVCSVCLLGVGLFIAGSSLGENFMQMSQSGDFGYFNLSKYPLVMQILTNEITTFILSAAFYALGTYVMLVLSVIVALVIAGFLTTVVTNEINKRHYNLEFKPVSTVFTLRLTAKVIVKFLALLIVCLPFIFVPFLHFFIINIPFLYLYHKLLLIDVGSNTLNETKFHIAWLDGGGIWFKLACGLFYLLSLVPLLGLFLQLFFIIFLSHLLFQKQAVSKF; encoded by the coding sequence ATGTTAGAAAATTTTAGGCTTAGCTATAAAGATTTTTTAACAAAAAAATTTATAACACTTTCTATCTTACCGCTTGTTTGTAGTGTTTGTCTACTTGGAGTAGGACTATTTATAGCCGGCTCTAGTTTGGGCGAGAATTTTATGCAGATGAGCCAAAGCGGGGATTTTGGTTATTTTAATCTATCCAAATACCCGCTTGTAATGCAAATTTTAACAAATGAGATCACGACTTTTATACTAAGTGCCGCTTTTTATGCTCTAGGGACCTACGTCATGCTTGTTCTTAGTGTTATCGTTGCACTTGTTATAGCCGGATTTTTAACGACTGTTGTTACAAACGAGATAAACAAAAGACATTATAATCTCGAGTTTAAGCCAGTTTCAACGGTTTTTACTTTAAGGCTTACCGCAAAAGTTATAGTTAAATTTCTAGCCCTTTTGATAGTTTGTTTGCCTTTTATATTTGTGCCATTTTTGCATTTTTTTATTATAAATATACCGTTTTTATATCTTTACCATAAGCTTTTGCTCATAGATGTCGGCTCAAACACTCTTAATGAAACAAAATTTCACATCGCCTGGCTTGACGGTGGAGGAATTTGGTTTAAGCTTGCTTGCGGTCTTTTTTACCTACTTTCACTTGTGCCTCTTTTAGGACTATTTTTGCAGCTATTTTTTATAATTTTTCTTTCGCATTTGCTGTTTCAAAAACAAGCCGTTAGTAAATTTTAG
- the luxS gene encoding S-ribosylhomocysteine lyase — translation MPLLDSFCVDHTIMNAPGVRLAKTMKTPKGDEISVFDLRFCKPNESMLPERGIHTLEHLFAGFMREHLNRDGVEIIDISPMGCRTGFYMSLIGSPSSQEVIDAWEASMKDITNVLSQSDIPELNEYQCGSYKLHSLKEAHEIANGILKSGIGIIDNEAIRLNLDAKGLKKH, via the coding sequence ATGCCACTTCTTGATAGTTTTTGCGTTGATCATACCATTATGAATGCGCCAGGAGTTCGTCTTGCAAAGACGATGAAAACACCAAAAGGCGATGAAATTTCAGTTTTTGACTTACGTTTTTGTAAGCCAAATGAAAGCATGCTCCCTGAACGCGGGATCCACACTTTAGAACATCTTTTTGCAGGTTTTATGCGCGAACACTTAAACCGCGACGGAGTAGAGATCATAGATATCTCGCCGATGGGATGTAGGACCGGGTTTTACATGAGCCTTATCGGTTCGCCAAGCTCTCAAGAGGTTATTGACGCGTGGGAAGCTTCTATGAAAGATATCACAAATGTTTTAAGCCAGAGTGATATCCCGGAGTTAAACGAATATCAATGCGGTAGCTATAAACTACACTCGTTAAAAGAGGCTCACGAGATAGCAAACGGTATTTTAAAATCAGGTATCGGGATAATCGACAATGAAGCTATAAGGCTTAACCTTGATGCAAAAGGGCTTAAAAAACATTAA
- a CDS encoding putative bifunctional diguanylate cyclase/phosphodiesterase, which produces MFKRLFATLDGAQKIAIISVGVLFALTCLMSILGYVYFQILFYTLAFFIIVHTSYRYITAPQTIRYHWLCVCLAAIFLVAADILWLFYSFILLASYDRYNFLNIAYIFPSLFVLFAISMFLYTKFKEMRAKAAIFALDSISIFLFIATILFNAIRNFDINLIFTSADHFTSFANIIINSLIAIITLSILINAGLIKIRVSGFYLLVSALLFAVINLYIYAIPCCIYKSTNVLYLICALVFMIGSFKLKTSNEIIVPRKNSSTVISKILPIITIIPLMVYGDFTSLVSVFILFVVVSHSIVSYYIKNSIATNEILQRELKLHAELEKIMHDRTNEFILANLKLQDISERDYLTGLGSRNFLIKNLKTAIESIGKQDELVVYCININNFRSINTSYGHGIGDRVLKAFGRRLVDICDSNEFISRIGADEFIIFAKMGKNSKSECLKLANTIKDGVQEHIFIDKYHFRLNCTIGFYITDYTSRKIDVSTAIKNAYRAMCFAKQKPSLNPLEYDEKIDKTVHINLQMEALIQTNEFEKEFKVFYQPIFDVKNKKIIDAEALLRWDSKEHGFLEASAFLDIFKNTEILSKLCDLTFEKTIRQISRWQKANITLPKISINIAPSKIDKMDFAFRAKNVLEKYNVDPNSIQLELTETVWTNSTKTVDQIFTILKDTGIDVLIDDFGTGYSSLTYIKRYDIKGIKIAKDFILDLATSKADRQIVKTVMQLAKNMNIKVTAKGVESKEIYDELLKLECYEMQGYYIYRPMNAEEFEEFLRNNPQTITPT; this is translated from the coding sequence TTGTTCAAGCGTTTGTTTGCCACCTTGGATGGGGCTCAAAAAATCGCCATTATCAGCGTAGGGGTTTTATTTGCGCTTACTTGCTTGATGTCGATTTTAGGCTATGTTTACTTTCAAATTTTATTCTACACTTTAGCCTTTTTTATCATAGTCCATACATCCTATAGATACATAACAGCTCCTCAAACGATAAGATATCACTGGCTTTGCGTCTGTCTCGCGGCTATATTTTTAGTAGCTGCCGATATTTTGTGGCTCTTTTATAGTTTTATACTGCTAGCCTCTTATGATAGATATAATTTCTTAAATATCGCGTATATATTTCCATCTTTGTTTGTGCTATTTGCCATATCCATGTTTTTATACACTAAATTTAAAGAGATGAGGGCAAAGGCGGCTATATTTGCACTAGACTCGATAAGTATATTTTTATTTATCGCAACCATACTCTTTAATGCGATTAGAAATTTCGACATAAATTTGATATTTACAAGCGCTGATCACTTTACATCTTTTGCAAACATCATCATAAACTCCCTTATCGCGATCATCACGCTTAGCATCCTAATAAACGCAGGACTTATCAAGATAAGAGTAAGCGGCTTTTATCTACTAGTATCTGCGCTACTATTTGCCGTAATAAATTTATACATATACGCCATTCCGTGCTGCATATATAAGAGCACAAATGTTTTATATCTCATTTGTGCCTTGGTGTTTATGATAGGTTCGTTCAAATTAAAAACATCAAATGAGATCATCGTCCCAAGGAAAAACAGCTCCACTGTCATTTCAAAGATATTGCCGATCATTACGATTATCCCACTTATGGTATATGGCGACTTTACTTCTCTAGTAAGTGTATTTATACTTTTTGTAGTCGTATCACACTCGATAGTTAGCTACTACATAAAAAACAGCATAGCTACAAATGAAATTTTACAGCGCGAACTTAAACTACATGCCGAGCTTGAAAAGATCATGCACGATCGCACAAATGAATTCATTCTTGCAAATTTAAAACTTCAAGACATATCTGAAAGAGACTATCTCACGGGTCTTGGAAGTAGAAATTTTTTAATAAAAAATTTAAAAACCGCTATCGAGTCCATAGGCAAGCAAGATGAATTAGTTGTTTATTGTATAAATATAAACAACTTTAGATCCATAAACACATCATATGGCCACGGGATAGGTGACAGGGTGCTAAAAGCCTTTGGTAGAAGACTTGTTGATATTTGCGATAGTAACGAATTTATCTCTCGTATCGGAGCTGATGAGTTTATAATCTTTGCCAAAATGGGTAAAAACAGCAAAAGCGAATGCCTAAAGCTAGCAAATACCATAAAAGACGGCGTGCAAGAGCATATATTTATAGACAAATACCATTTTAGACTAAACTGCACGATAGGCTTTTATATCACAGACTACACTAGCAGGAAGATCGATGTCTCAACAGCCATCAAAAATGCCTACAGAGCAATGTGTTTTGCTAAACAAAAACCAAGTCTTAACCCACTAGAATACGATGAAAAGATCGATAAAACAGTTCATATCAACCTCCAAATGGAAGCCTTGATACAAACTAATGAATTTGAAAAAGAATTTAAGGTATTTTACCAACCGATATTTGATGTAAAAAACAAAAAGATCATAGACGCCGAAGCTCTTTTAAGGTGGGATAGCAAGGAGCATGGATTTTTAGAAGCGTCGGCTTTTTTAGATATCTTTAAAAACACAGAAATTTTAAGCAAACTTTGTGATCTAACTTTTGAAAAAACGATAAGACAAATTTCAAGATGGCAAAAAGCAAACATCACCCTACCAAAAATCAGCATAAACATCGCTCCATCAAAGATAGACAAGATGGATTTTGCATTTAGAGCTAAGAATGTTCTTGAAAAATACAACGTAGACCCAAATTCAATACAACTTGAACTAACCGAAACCGTTTGGACAAACTCCACAAAAACTGTGGATCAAATTTTTACTATACTAAAAGACACCGGTATAGACGTGCTTATAGATGACTTTGGAACAGGTTACTCATCTCTGACTTATATAAAAAGATACGATATAAAGGGCATAAAAATAGCAAAAGATTTTATCTTAGACCTTGCAACCAGCAAAGCCGATAGGCAAATCGTAAAAACAGTCATGCAACTTGCCAAAAACATGAACATAAAAGTAACGGCAAAAGGTGTGGAAAGTAAAGAAATTTATGATGAGCTTTTAAAACTAGAGTGCTACGAGATGCAGGGGTATTATATATATCGTCCGATGAACGCGGAGGAATTTGAGGAGTTTTTAAGAAACAATCCTCAAACGATCACTCCGACTTAA
- a CDS encoding putative bifunctional diguanylate cyclase/phosphodiesterase, which produces MTDRFSPITSAKLAFILYCVALFVLYSFAIHTKNTILCNIVSSISNLSMGAMITYQIWVKHNFDTFWKWLCIAICFWGISDVFWLYHDFIGFKNSETETTYIVQVMYLVPILSVFTAALLMFEYSMKQYAKMQSFVDISVLIIMYMSFFWLVVFESNIEIFFSVKETFHFLYLVLNVITFTVAFIVYLAIDARHIKRHKSFYMALIAIIMFGIYDMYYSISVVKGKILANTYYELVLEIIFFIVLIASFYAKDGDVKRKFGKNKEAPNVILISKLGLLVSLIIVAILVSGRIDLTWISVVMVLLLFYGVLTHNISNVKHNQALIKKEYILRRNLEGIIKDRIKELNSKSEQLKKLNHIDPLTGALNREYFLEKFGEFIKTKPIDQTTDIYSLDLKRFKVINNVYGRYIADEVLIALVEKFKKIFSKNSLISRFSGSDFVIVSRSGSANARRETINKLLATIQDPITINDHTIHLKANIGIAQSETSEIKPSDLLSYANIALAEAKKDSGKDFVVFSDELMTQMQEQNYINMLMSTMDFDKELDLNFQPQYNLKSEKLTGMEALLYWKSPVKGFIPSSQFIPIAEQSSLIVDIGQWVCNKAIKQMATWSHKYDLKELKLHINVSPKQIDNTNFIQNIMMLLTTNKLEGSSLGMEITEMSLIDNENLVQNSLFVLKNHGITLSIDNFGAGFSSIGYVKKFKFHKLKIAKELIQNIATNSQDKEIVKTIIELAKSMGLKSIAEGIENKEQLEILKELGCDEGQGYLLSRPMKASSFEKLLKKIYAKNTLS; this is translated from the coding sequence ATGACAGATAGGTTTTCACCGATAACAAGTGCTAAATTGGCTTTTATACTTTACTGTGTCGCACTTTTTGTGTTATATAGTTTTGCTATACATACAAAAAACACGATACTGTGTAACATAGTTTCGTCTATATCAAATTTAAGCATGGGCGCGATGATAACATATCAAATATGGGTAAAGCACAACTTTGATACATTTTGGAAGTGGCTTTGTATCGCCATTTGCTTTTGGGGTATAAGCGATGTTTTTTGGCTATATCATGACTTTATCGGTTTTAAAAACAGTGAGACAGAAACCACCTATATCGTGCAAGTAATGTATCTTGTGCCGATATTATCTGTATTTACCGCAGCTTTGTTAATGTTTGAATACAGCATGAAACAATACGCAAAGATGCAGTCTTTTGTCGATATTAGCGTTTTGATCATCATGTATATGAGCTTTTTTTGGCTTGTCGTTTTTGAAAGTAATATCGAAATTTTCTTCTCTGTCAAAGAGACGTTTCACTTTCTTTATCTAGTACTTAACGTCATTACTTTTACAGTTGCTTTTATCGTTTATCTTGCGATAGATGCCAGACACATCAAACGACACAAGTCCTTTTATATGGCACTTATTGCCATCATCATGTTTGGAATTTATGATATGTATTACTCCATATCTGTCGTCAAAGGTAAAATTTTAGCCAATACATACTACGAACTCGTGCTAGAAATTATATTTTTTATAGTGCTTATCGCCTCATTTTATGCAAAAGACGGCGACGTAAAAAGAAAATTCGGTAAAAACAAGGAAGCCCCAAATGTTATCTTAATAAGCAAACTCGGGCTACTCGTCTCGCTCATCATTGTTGCTATCTTAGTGAGTGGACGAATAGACCTCACATGGATATCCGTTGTTATGGTTTTACTGCTTTTTTACGGCGTTTTAACACATAACATCTCAAACGTGAAACATAACCAAGCCCTAATAAAAAAAGAGTATATCTTAAGACGAAATTTAGAGGGTATCATAAAAGACAGGATAAAGGAGCTAAACAGCAAAAGCGAACAGCTAAAAAAGCTTAACCACATCGACCCGCTAACCGGCGCGCTAAACCGCGAATACTTTTTAGAAAAATTTGGCGAATTTATAAAGACAAAGCCGATTGACCAAACAACTGATATTTATAGTCTTGACTTAAAACGCTTTAAAGTCATAAACAATGTTTACGGGCGCTATATAGCCGATGAAGTTTTAATAGCTTTGGTGGAGAAATTTAAAAAGATATTTTCTAAAAATTCTCTCATATCAAGGTTTAGTGGAAGTGATTTTGTTATAGTTTCAAGATCTGGCAGTGCAAACGCAAGACGCGAAACGATAAATAAACTTTTAGCCACTATACAAGATCCTATCACGATAAACGATCATACGATCCACCTTAAGGCAAATATCGGCATAGCTCAAAGCGAAACCAGCGAGATAAAGCCTAGCGACCTACTATCTTACGCTAACATCGCACTTGCAGAAGCCAAAAAGGACTCAGGTAAAGACTTTGTGGTATTTAGCGACGAGCTTATGACTCAGATGCAAGAGCAAAACTACATCAATATGCTAATGTCTACTATGGATTTTGATAAAGAGCTAGACCTAAATTTCCAACCTCAATACAACCTAAAAAGCGAGAAGCTAACCGGAATGGAAGCACTTTTATACTGGAAGTCACCAGTAAAGGGCTTTATACCATCCTCGCAGTTTATCCCCATAGCAGAGCAAAGTTCTCTCATAGTAGACATAGGTCAATGGGTATGTAATAAAGCTATCAAACAAATGGCAACATGGAGTCACAAATACGATCTTAAAGAGCTAAAACTACACATAAACGTCTCTCCAAAACAGATAGATAATACAAATTTCATACAAAATATCATGATGCTCTTAACCACCAACAAGCTTGAGGGCAGTTCTCTTGGTATGGAGATAACAGAGATGAGCCTTATAGATAACGAAAACCTCGTGCAAAATAGCCTTTTTGTGTTAAAAAACCACGGTATAACACTGTCTATAGACAACTTTGGCGCAGGATTCTCATCGATCGGTTATGTTAAAAAATTTAAATTTCATAAGCTAAAAATAGCAAAAGAACTGATCCAAAATATAGCCACAAACAGCCAGGACAAAGAGATAGTAAAGACAATTATAGAGTTAGCTAAAAGCATGGGACTAAAGAGTATAGCAGAGGGTATAGAAAACAAAGAACAACTTGAAATTCTAAAAGAGCTTGGCTGTGACGAAGGTCAAGGATATCTGCTATCAAGACCGATGAAAGCAAGCTCTTTTGAAAAGCTTCTTAAAAAGATTTACGCTAAAAATACACTTTCATAA